A stretch of Lathyrus oleraceus cultivar Zhongwan6 chromosome 6, CAAS_Psat_ZW6_1.0, whole genome shotgun sequence DNA encodes these proteins:
- the LOC127096487 gene encoding uncharacterized mitochondrial protein AtMg00810-like produces the protein MEYGLYVQHIYDSNMILVCLYFDDILLTGSCSDEITKFKKVLMNEFEITDIENMIYFLGMEILYFDKGIIFHQLKYELELLKRFDLINYKSAITHAETNKKLDSDVKGDDIDATIFKQLVDCLRYLCNTISDICYAVEMVSRFINKPEWSDYQVIVMILRYIKGTWKYGLLFSFDCESDSELICCSDSDWCRDRVDKRSTSGYFFKYLRGFIS, from the coding sequence atggagtatggtcTTTATGTTCAACATATATATGATAGCaatatgattctggtgtgtctctattttgatgacatattgctaacaggGAGTTGTTCAGATGAGATAACTAAGTTTaagaaggtgttgatgaatgagtttgagataaCTGATATAGAAAATATGATATATTTTTTAGGGATGGAGATTTTGTACTTTGATAAGGGTATAATTTTTCATCAactgaagtatgaacttgagcttctgaagagatttgatctAATAAATTACAAGTCTGCAATCACACATGCTGAAACAAATAAGAAGTTGGATTCTGATGTTAAGGGTGATGATATAGATGCTACAATCTTCAAACAGTTGGTTGACTGTCTTAGATATTTGTGCAATACCATATCTGACATTTGTTATGCAGTTGAAATGGTGAGTAGATTTATAAACAAACCAGAGTGGTCAGATTACCAAGTTATTGTCATGATACTGAGGTATATTAAGGGGACTTGGAAGTATGGACTTTTGTTCTCTTTTGATTGTGAATCTGATTCAGAGTTGATATGTTGTTCAGACTCTGATTGGTGTAGAGACAGAGTTGACAAAAGAAGTACTTCTGGATATTTCTTCAAGTATCTGAGAGGTTTCATTTCTTAG